A portion of the Betta splendens chromosome 2, fBetSpl5.4, whole genome shotgun sequence genome contains these proteins:
- the txndc16 gene encoding thioredoxin domain-containing protein 16 isoform X1 gives MRCAENLLSIMWMCIAAFLLGTRLGGCAETANTSELIEFAAADFYEKLHSGKMMFIYFEYKVSPTISLFLVELEKSAEALQDYGILVGKVNCNREVVHTYCTDQRLMHSVFLFRGGKEFLGLDLDTVFDVNSIVSEVLFAILREEVKYVHTDTDLMAMEKAARGKKDIVLGYVHSLGTQEHRSIMETAYVYGSKYQFILITGGPVLKQLGVNESSHSSGVWFLHCRVHSGFTTPMTSERCPVTPMRKPLSTLSLHSFLQLIEAPLVSEVYDDPSTVQPPQFPYQHTPQVFLFSRPVTEHLDLDTATALAWRLRGLAQLLLVHRQSPAVKTPDEYNVAYRLPEKSLDVKYLTLHNMDEVLELFTNEDKAEDKEEGGDEGLEDEEDNAHSGELDDEVAASVYENRGNLLDSDLFTQIRSDNFHTAVARSGLTVVLFYLKWDAVSMAFFSSFIDVAQSLADSEVDDIQMGSVDCGEWTDLCAAQSGAALPVLFQPITAFPTVLVFFPQEPVLHYRGMLGSEALHRFIMLCRFAAPVLLSRQEEVMSFLQDESSQAAGYRPDRVLGLFKAQTDIGVSVFTEAAKSLRGEVMTGLLTDGLAEKWAADHTADLPVVLVFPSWRKQTHPSSLPVSSSAEELLTHINDARLHPMPELTVENLPSFLSLGKSLLLLFVGEEEDEIGHRQNQALVEEMKQVVELGGVRMERYLACWIHLGRTPAGMSVLGSYLGSLPPLPALVHTHSLSGDEVYQYPPSSPIVAPSVLQWLQRIEEGTETPAGMLVEDTWLPEVEFYDFLKIIDMQEPGSAKQRTPEGEEDDNDEEVDEDNVNVEDETWEKAAAVPSYSSAPDTKHNTHSEL, from the exons ATGCGTTGCGCCGAAAA TCTGCTCTCCATCATGTGGATGTGCATCGCAGCTTTCCTGCTGGGGACGAGGTTGGGAGGATGCGCAGAGACGGCAAATACATCAGAGCTCATCGAATTcgcagctgcagatttttaTGAAAAATTACATTCAGGGAAgatgatgtttatttattttgaatataAAG TCTCTCCAACCATCTCTTTGTTCTTGGTGGAGTTGGAGAAGTCTGCCGAAGCTCTGCAGGATTATGGGATACTGGTTGGCAAG GTCAACTGTAATAGAGAGGTGGTTCACACATACTGCACAGATCAAAGACTGATGCACAGTGTTTTTCTCTTCAG GGGTGGTAAGGAGTTCTTGGGCTTGGATTTGGACACCGTGTTTGATGTGAACTCCATAGTCTCTGAAGTCCTCTT TGCCATTCTGCGTGAAGAGGTCAAGTATGTCCACACAGACACGGACCTCATGGCCATGGAGAAGGCAGCCAGAGGCAAGAAAGACATTGTGCTGGGATACGTCCACAGTCTGGGGACACAGG AGCACAGATCAATCATGGAGACAGCATATGTGTATGGATCCAAATACCAGTTCATCCTCATAACAGGAGGACCAGTCCTGAAACAGTTGGG CGTGAATGAATCGTCTCACTCGTCTGGGGTGTGGTTCCTCCACTGTAGAGTTCACAGCGGGTTCACGACCCCCATGACCTCTGAACGCTGCCCGGTGACTCCTATGAGGAAGCCTCTGTCCACCCTCAGCCTCCACTCCTTCCTCCAACTCATTGAGGCTCCACTAGTG TCTGAAGTATACGATGACCCCTCCACGGTGCAGCCTCCCCAGTTTCCCTACCAGCACACCCCCCAGGTCTTCCTGTTCTCTCGCCCTGTGACCGAACACCTCGACCTGGACACGGCCACCGCTCTGGCCTGGAGGCTTCGTGGCCtcgctcagctgctgcttgtacaCAG GCAAAGTCCTGCAGTGAAAACCCCTGATGAATATAACGTCGCCTACAGGCTGCCAGAGAAG AGTTTAGATGTAAAGTATTTGACCTTACACAACATGGATGAGGTGTTGGAGCTTTTCACAAATGAAGACAAGGCAGAAGAcaaggaggagggtggagacgaagggctggaggacgaggaggataACGCACATTCTG GAGAGCTGGACGATGAAGTCGCTGCGTCGGTCTACGAAAACAGAGGCAACCTGTTGGACTCTGACTTATTTACTCAGATAAGGTCTGACAACTTCCACACTGCAGTAGCACGGAGCGGCCTGACGGTGGTGCTCTTCTATCTTAAAT GGGATGCTGTATCCATGGCTTTTTTCAGCTCGTTCATCGACGTTGCACAGAGCCTTGCAG ACTCTGAGGTTGATGACATCCAGATGGGCTCAGTCGACTGTGGAGAGTGGACGGACCTTTGCGCTGCTCAGTCAGGTGCTGCCCTCCCTGTCCTGTTCCAGCCAATCACAGCCTTCCCCACCGTCCTGGTGTTCTTCCCCCAGGAGCCGGTCCTGCACTACAGAGGCATGCTGGGTAGTGAGGCACTGCATCGCTTCATCATGCT CTGTCGCTTTGCTGCTCCGGTGCTGCTGTCCCGCCaggaggaagtgatgtcatttCTTCAGGACGAGTCCTCTCAGGCAGCGGGCTACAGGCCTGACCGGGTTCTGGGCCTGTTCAAAGCCCAGACAGATATAG GCGTGTCAGTGTTTACAGAGGCAGCAAAGTCCCTGAGAGGCGAGGTGATGACTGGTCTGCTGACTGACGGGCTGGCAGAGAAATG GGCTGCAGACCACACTGCCGACCTTCCTGTGGTGTTGGTGTTTCCATCTTGGAGGAAACAAACTCATCCCTCCTCGCTGCCTGTGTCATCCTCTGCTGAGGAGCTTCTCACACACATCAACGACGCTCGGCTCCATCCAATG CCTGAACTGACAGTGGAAAACCTGCCGTCCTTCCTCTCTCTGGGTAAAAGCCTACTTCTGCTCTTTGTGGGGGAAGAAGAGGACGAGATTGGACATAGGCAGAACCAGGCGTTGGTGGAGGAGATGAAACAAGTAGTAGAACTGGGAGGAGTGAGGATGGAGCGATACCTGGCCTGCTGGATCCACct GGGCCGTACTCCAGCAGGTATGTCTGTCCTCGGGTCATACCTGGGTTCTCTGCCCCCACTCCCTGCTCTAGTCCACACTCATTCGCTCTCTGGGGATGAAGTCTATCAGTACCCCCCCAGCAGCCCCATAGTGGCTCCCTCTGTCTTACAGTGGCTGCAGAGGATTGAGGAAGGCACTGAGACCCCAGCAG GGATGTTGGTTGAGGACACTTGGCTGCCCGAGGTCGAGTTCTATGACTTTCTGAAAATCATAGACATGCAGGAACCCGGCTCCGCAAAGCAGCGAACGCCTGAGGGAGAAGAGGACGACAACGATGAAGAGGTGGACGAGGACAACGTGAACGTGGAAGATGAGACATGGGAGAAAGCAGCGGCGGTTCCCTCCTATAGCTCTGCTCCTGACACTAAACATAACACACACTCAGAACTGTGA
- the txndc16 gene encoding thioredoxin domain-containing protein 16 isoform X2, whose amino-acid sequence MWMCIAAFLLGTRLGGCAETANTSELIEFAAADFYEKLHSGKMMFIYFEYKVSPTISLFLVELEKSAEALQDYGILVGKVNCNREVVHTYCTDQRLMHSVFLFRGGKEFLGLDLDTVFDVNSIVSEVLFAILREEVKYVHTDTDLMAMEKAARGKKDIVLGYVHSLGTQEHRSIMETAYVYGSKYQFILITGGPVLKQLGVNESSHSSGVWFLHCRVHSGFTTPMTSERCPVTPMRKPLSTLSLHSFLQLIEAPLVSEVYDDPSTVQPPQFPYQHTPQVFLFSRPVTEHLDLDTATALAWRLRGLAQLLLVHRQSPAVKTPDEYNVAYRLPEKSLDVKYLTLHNMDEVLELFTNEDKAEDKEEGGDEGLEDEEDNAHSGELDDEVAASVYENRGNLLDSDLFTQIRSDNFHTAVARSGLTVVLFYLKWDAVSMAFFSSFIDVAQSLADSEVDDIQMGSVDCGEWTDLCAAQSGAALPVLFQPITAFPTVLVFFPQEPVLHYRGMLGSEALHRFIMLCRFAAPVLLSRQEEVMSFLQDESSQAAGYRPDRVLGLFKAQTDIGVSVFTEAAKSLRGEVMTGLLTDGLAEKWAADHTADLPVVLVFPSWRKQTHPSSLPVSSSAEELLTHINDARLHPMPELTVENLPSFLSLGKSLLLLFVGEEEDEIGHRQNQALVEEMKQVVELGGVRMERYLACWIHLGRTPAGMSVLGSYLGSLPPLPALVHTHSLSGDEVYQYPPSSPIVAPSVLQWLQRIEEGTETPAGMLVEDTWLPEVEFYDFLKIIDMQEPGSAKQRTPEGEEDDNDEEVDEDNVNVEDETWEKAAAVPSYSSAPDTKHNTHSEL is encoded by the exons ATGTGGATGTGCATCGCAGCTTTCCTGCTGGGGACGAGGTTGGGAGGATGCGCAGAGACGGCAAATACATCAGAGCTCATCGAATTcgcagctgcagatttttaTGAAAAATTACATTCAGGGAAgatgatgtttatttattttgaatataAAG TCTCTCCAACCATCTCTTTGTTCTTGGTGGAGTTGGAGAAGTCTGCCGAAGCTCTGCAGGATTATGGGATACTGGTTGGCAAG GTCAACTGTAATAGAGAGGTGGTTCACACATACTGCACAGATCAAAGACTGATGCACAGTGTTTTTCTCTTCAG GGGTGGTAAGGAGTTCTTGGGCTTGGATTTGGACACCGTGTTTGATGTGAACTCCATAGTCTCTGAAGTCCTCTT TGCCATTCTGCGTGAAGAGGTCAAGTATGTCCACACAGACACGGACCTCATGGCCATGGAGAAGGCAGCCAGAGGCAAGAAAGACATTGTGCTGGGATACGTCCACAGTCTGGGGACACAGG AGCACAGATCAATCATGGAGACAGCATATGTGTATGGATCCAAATACCAGTTCATCCTCATAACAGGAGGACCAGTCCTGAAACAGTTGGG CGTGAATGAATCGTCTCACTCGTCTGGGGTGTGGTTCCTCCACTGTAGAGTTCACAGCGGGTTCACGACCCCCATGACCTCTGAACGCTGCCCGGTGACTCCTATGAGGAAGCCTCTGTCCACCCTCAGCCTCCACTCCTTCCTCCAACTCATTGAGGCTCCACTAGTG TCTGAAGTATACGATGACCCCTCCACGGTGCAGCCTCCCCAGTTTCCCTACCAGCACACCCCCCAGGTCTTCCTGTTCTCTCGCCCTGTGACCGAACACCTCGACCTGGACACGGCCACCGCTCTGGCCTGGAGGCTTCGTGGCCtcgctcagctgctgcttgtacaCAG GCAAAGTCCTGCAGTGAAAACCCCTGATGAATATAACGTCGCCTACAGGCTGCCAGAGAAG AGTTTAGATGTAAAGTATTTGACCTTACACAACATGGATGAGGTGTTGGAGCTTTTCACAAATGAAGACAAGGCAGAAGAcaaggaggagggtggagacgaagggctggaggacgaggaggataACGCACATTCTG GAGAGCTGGACGATGAAGTCGCTGCGTCGGTCTACGAAAACAGAGGCAACCTGTTGGACTCTGACTTATTTACTCAGATAAGGTCTGACAACTTCCACACTGCAGTAGCACGGAGCGGCCTGACGGTGGTGCTCTTCTATCTTAAAT GGGATGCTGTATCCATGGCTTTTTTCAGCTCGTTCATCGACGTTGCACAGAGCCTTGCAG ACTCTGAGGTTGATGACATCCAGATGGGCTCAGTCGACTGTGGAGAGTGGACGGACCTTTGCGCTGCTCAGTCAGGTGCTGCCCTCCCTGTCCTGTTCCAGCCAATCACAGCCTTCCCCACCGTCCTGGTGTTCTTCCCCCAGGAGCCGGTCCTGCACTACAGAGGCATGCTGGGTAGTGAGGCACTGCATCGCTTCATCATGCT CTGTCGCTTTGCTGCTCCGGTGCTGCTGTCCCGCCaggaggaagtgatgtcatttCTTCAGGACGAGTCCTCTCAGGCAGCGGGCTACAGGCCTGACCGGGTTCTGGGCCTGTTCAAAGCCCAGACAGATATAG GCGTGTCAGTGTTTACAGAGGCAGCAAAGTCCCTGAGAGGCGAGGTGATGACTGGTCTGCTGACTGACGGGCTGGCAGAGAAATG GGCTGCAGACCACACTGCCGACCTTCCTGTGGTGTTGGTGTTTCCATCTTGGAGGAAACAAACTCATCCCTCCTCGCTGCCTGTGTCATCCTCTGCTGAGGAGCTTCTCACACACATCAACGACGCTCGGCTCCATCCAATG CCTGAACTGACAGTGGAAAACCTGCCGTCCTTCCTCTCTCTGGGTAAAAGCCTACTTCTGCTCTTTGTGGGGGAAGAAGAGGACGAGATTGGACATAGGCAGAACCAGGCGTTGGTGGAGGAGATGAAACAAGTAGTAGAACTGGGAGGAGTGAGGATGGAGCGATACCTGGCCTGCTGGATCCACct GGGCCGTACTCCAGCAGGTATGTCTGTCCTCGGGTCATACCTGGGTTCTCTGCCCCCACTCCCTGCTCTAGTCCACACTCATTCGCTCTCTGGGGATGAAGTCTATCAGTACCCCCCCAGCAGCCCCATAGTGGCTCCCTCTGTCTTACAGTGGCTGCAGAGGATTGAGGAAGGCACTGAGACCCCAGCAG GGATGTTGGTTGAGGACACTTGGCTGCCCGAGGTCGAGTTCTATGACTTTCTGAAAATCATAGACATGCAGGAACCCGGCTCCGCAAAGCAGCGAACGCCTGAGGGAGAAGAGGACGACAACGATGAAGAGGTGGACGAGGACAACGTGAACGTGGAAGATGAGACATGGGAGAAAGCAGCGGCGGTTCCCTCCTATAGCTCTGCTCCTGACACTAAACATAACACACACTCAGAACTGTGA